One window of the Archangium primigenium genome contains the following:
- a CDS encoding epoxide hydrolase family protein, translating into MPPRPYRIEVAPEVLTDLHRRLDATRYAEPLPGASWAHGADVTYVRELCAHWRHKYDWRVHEAALNRWPQFLCEVDGVDLHFWHVRGTGPSPLPLLLTHGWPGSLLEFHHLIGPLTDPAAHGGDAADAFDVVIPALPGYGFGGKPREPGWNATRVAAAFDQLMTRELGYGRYGAQGGDWGAIVTMELGRNHGAHLAGIHLNMPLAGPPPGQERSAEAQAYGQRMAAHQANEAGYSHVQGTKPQSLAIAQADSPAGLAAWIVEKFRTWSDCDGDVERRFTKDWLLTNLMFYWAPNSIASAANLYYETFGAGLPGLTEPVRVPTAAALFPKEILQAPRSWLEHRYDLRRYTEMPRGGHFAAVEEPQLFLDDVRAFFRALR; encoded by the coding sequence ATGCCGCCCCGCCCGTATCGCATCGAGGTCGCTCCGGAGGTCCTCACGGATCTCCACCGCCGTCTGGACGCCACGCGCTATGCGGAGCCGCTGCCTGGCGCCTCCTGGGCCCATGGCGCCGACGTCACCTACGTGCGCGAGCTGTGCGCGCACTGGCGCCACAAGTACGACTGGCGCGTGCACGAGGCGGCGCTCAACCGCTGGCCTCAGTTCCTGTGCGAGGTGGACGGGGTGGACCTCCACTTCTGGCATGTGCGCGGCACGGGGCCCTCGCCCCTGCCGCTGCTGCTCACCCACGGGTGGCCCGGCTCCCTCCTGGAGTTCCACCACCTCATCGGCCCCCTGACGGACCCCGCCGCGCATGGAGGCGACGCGGCGGATGCCTTCGACGTGGTGATTCCCGCCCTGCCCGGCTACGGCTTCGGCGGCAAGCCGCGCGAGCCCGGGTGGAACGCCACGCGCGTGGCGGCGGCGTTCGACCAGCTCATGACGCGGGAGCTCGGCTACGGGCGCTACGGCGCGCAGGGCGGGGACTGGGGCGCCATCGTCACCATGGAGCTGGGCCGCAACCATGGCGCCCACCTGGCGGGCATCCACCTCAACATGCCGCTCGCCGGGCCGCCTCCGGGACAGGAGCGGAGCGCCGAGGCCCAGGCGTATGGCCAGCGCATGGCCGCGCACCAGGCGAACGAGGCCGGCTATTCCCACGTGCAGGGCACCAAGCCGCAGTCGCTCGCCATCGCCCAGGCGGACTCCCCGGCGGGGCTCGCGGCGTGGATCGTCGAGAAGTTCCGCACCTGGAGCGACTGCGACGGCGACGTGGAGCGCCGCTTCACCAAGGACTGGCTGCTGACGAACCTGATGTTCTACTGGGCGCCCAACAGCATCGCGAGCGCCGCCAACCTTTACTACGAGACCTTTGGCGCGGGCCTGCCGGGCCTGACCGAGCCGGTGCGCGTGCCCACGGCCGCCGCCCTCTTCCCCAAGGAAATCCTCCAGGCCCCGCGCTCCTGGCTGGAGCACCGCTACGACCTGCGGCGCTACACGGAAATGCCGCGGGGCGGGCACTTCGCCGCCGTCGAGGAGCCGCAGCTCTTCCTCGACGACGTGCGCGCGTTCTTCCGCGCGCTCCGGTAG
- a CDS encoding adenosine deaminase, whose amino-acid sequence MNTKNLGLAVLAALGLNACNGDVKPTPPAPAPEPVREDAVRDHLESLRGNASAMLNFFYEMPKGADLHSHTSGAITTEKLIQWGAEDGACVNTTTYVASNPCAAGTTPLSRAWEDAAFHDAVLGAWSMENFQGPLLDAHQHFFDAFGKYGAVQLDSRNDDSYADIVSRAGHQNQVYVELMQGFGASTGGRLAEGLFRPGDAWDKATLLAKREQLIALPDFQASLTRQADSIAATIKGMRELLKCDTAQADPGCDVELRLLSSANRTAERANVFGQWVHAYELAQRVPQVVGVNLVSPEENEKSLAYYEDEMFALGTLDDFNDQTAGRKTVHISLHAGELIPAVLKSQDQQHLRFHIRQAVEKAHAERIGHGVDVLGETAGDGAQDLLNDMHELGVLVEICLTSNRVLLGAAGDKHPLASYLNNKVPVALATDDSGILRGDITQEYLAAFTDQKLDYTVLKHMARASLQHAFVEGDSLWAQRDDFTKPVGACAQDTLGQEATSAGCQAFLSAHKRAALQWKLETQLVTFESQFVK is encoded by the coding sequence ATGAACACCAAGAACCTGGGACTCGCAGTTCTGGCGGCGCTGGGCCTCAACGCCTGCAATGGAGATGTCAAACCCACGCCGCCGGCGCCCGCGCCGGAGCCCGTGCGCGAGGACGCGGTGCGCGACCACCTGGAGTCGCTGCGCGGCAACGCCTCGGCGATGCTCAACTTCTTCTACGAGATGCCCAAGGGCGCGGACCTGCACAGCCACACCTCGGGCGCCATCACCACCGAGAAGCTCATCCAGTGGGGCGCCGAGGACGGGGCGTGCGTGAACACGACGACCTACGTCGCCAGCAACCCGTGCGCCGCGGGCACCACGCCCCTGTCGCGCGCGTGGGAGGACGCGGCCTTCCACGACGCCGTGCTGGGCGCCTGGTCCATGGAGAACTTCCAGGGGCCGCTGCTCGACGCCCACCAGCACTTCTTCGACGCCTTCGGCAAGTACGGCGCGGTGCAGCTCGACTCGCGCAACGACGACAGCTACGCGGACATCGTCTCGCGCGCCGGGCACCAGAACCAGGTGTACGTGGAGCTGATGCAGGGCTTTGGCGCGAGCACGGGCGGCCGGCTCGCCGAGGGGCTCTTCCGCCCCGGCGACGCCTGGGACAAGGCGACGCTGCTGGCCAAGCGCGAGCAGCTCATCGCCCTGCCCGACTTCCAGGCCTCCCTCACCCGCCAGGCCGACAGCATCGCCGCCACGATCAAGGGCATGCGCGAGCTGCTCAAGTGTGACACGGCCCAGGCCGACCCCGGCTGTGACGTGGAGCTGCGCCTGCTGTCCTCGGCCAACCGCACCGCGGAGCGCGCCAACGTGTTCGGCCAGTGGGTGCACGCCTACGAGCTGGCCCAGCGCGTGCCCCAGGTGGTGGGCGTCAACCTCGTGTCCCCCGAGGAGAACGAGAAGTCGCTCGCCTACTACGAGGACGAGATGTTCGCCCTGGGCACGCTCGACGACTTCAACGATCAGACGGCGGGCCGCAAGACGGTCCACATCTCGCTGCACGCCGGTGAGCTCATCCCCGCGGTGCTCAAGTCGCAGGACCAGCAGCACCTGCGCTTCCACATCCGCCAGGCCGTGGAGAAGGCCCACGCGGAGCGCATCGGCCACGGCGTGGACGTGCTGGGCGAGACCGCCGGCGATGGCGCGCAGGACCTGCTCAACGACATGCACGAGCTGGGCGTGCTGGTGGAGATCTGCCTGACGTCCAACCGCGTGCTGCTCGGCGCGGCGGGAGACAAGCACCCGCTCGCCTCCTACCTGAACAACAAGGTGCCGGTGGCCCTGGCCACGGATGACTCGGGCATCCTGCGCGGCGACATCACCCAGGAGTACCTGGCGGCCTTCACGGACCAGAAGCTCGACTACACGGTGCTCAAGCACATGGCGCGCGCGAGCCTCCAGCACGCCTTCGTGGAGGGCGACAGCCTCTGGGCCCAGCGCGACGACTTCACCAAGCCGGTGGGCGCCTGCGCCCAGGACACGCTCGGCCAGGAGGCCACGTCGGCCGGCTGCCAGGCGTTCCTCTCGGCCCACAAGCGCGCCGCGCTGCAGTGGAAGCTGGAGACGCAGCTGGTCACCTTCGAGAGTCAGTTCGTGAAGTAG
- a CDS encoding ELWxxDGT repeat protein, whose protein sequence is MLSWSTTLALLMLSTSGAAGSDTPEPRVGGKWLPCGRTAALRGDLLPGLAGSHPRELVDGLRGRMFFTADDGEHGRELWASSGPGGVGTHLVKDILPGAESSGARELVQMGGTTYFVANDGEHGAELWKSDGTDVGTVLVKDVWPGQAGAGPQELLVVNGVLYFTADDGVNGRELWRSDGTEAGTALLHELVPGPGDAGLHQLTSWSRQLVFVSNDAQGRPTLWKSTGLINGLTPLFSSTMETAFSTLTPVNNRLFYLHHLGRGATDLYVTDTKTWRSTALRRFTGTPPHDLTAMGGGLYFGAGAGGFDTDSLGDELWKSDGTAQGTVLVADIALGPAGSSPASLVVAGERLYFSADDQARGRELWTSDGTAVGTTLVVDLRPGAEGGEPRGLVALQNHLFFSARVSGLGHQAWTSDGTAENTWPLDAVAIHLQDAEPRLFARSSWDVFFIANDGVHGHELWSLPFRPQDSCAPAPAP, encoded by the coding sequence ATGTTGTCCTGGTCCACGACCCTGGCGTTGCTGATGCTGTCCACCTCGGGAGCTGCTGGCTCCGATACCCCGGAGCCGCGGGTGGGCGGCAAATGGCTGCCCTGCGGACGGACGGCGGCGCTGCGCGGGGACCTGTTGCCGGGGCTGGCCGGCTCGCACCCGCGCGAGCTGGTGGATGGGCTGCGCGGCCGCATGTTCTTCACCGCGGATGACGGGGAGCACGGCCGCGAGCTGTGGGCGAGCAGCGGGCCCGGCGGGGTGGGCACCCATCTGGTGAAGGACATCCTGCCAGGCGCGGAGAGCTCGGGCGCCCGGGAGCTGGTGCAGATGGGGGGCACCACCTACTTCGTCGCGAACGACGGCGAGCACGGCGCCGAGCTGTGGAAGAGCGATGGCACCGACGTGGGCACGGTGCTGGTGAAGGACGTGTGGCCGGGGCAGGCGGGCGCGGGGCCCCAGGAGCTCCTCGTCGTCAACGGCGTGCTCTACTTCACCGCGGACGACGGGGTGAACGGCCGCGAGCTGTGGCGCAGCGATGGCACCGAGGCGGGCACCGCCCTCCTGCACGAGCTGGTGCCCGGCCCGGGTGACGCGGGCCTCCACCAGCTCACCTCCTGGAGCCGCCAGCTCGTCTTCGTCAGCAACGACGCGCAGGGCCGGCCCACGCTCTGGAAGAGCACCGGCCTCATCAACGGCCTGACGCCGCTGTTCAGCTCCACGATGGAGACGGCCTTCTCGACGCTCACGCCGGTGAACAACCGGCTCTTCTACCTGCACCACCTGGGCCGGGGCGCCACGGACCTGTACGTCACCGACACCAAGACCTGGCGCAGCACCGCCCTGCGGCGCTTCACCGGCACGCCGCCGCATGACCTGACGGCGATGGGCGGCGGGCTGTACTTCGGCGCGGGCGCCGGGGGGTTCGACACGGACAGCCTCGGGGACGAGCTGTGGAAGAGCGATGGCACGGCCCAGGGCACGGTGCTCGTGGCGGACATCGCCCTGGGCCCGGCCGGCTCCTCGCCCGCGTCGCTCGTGGTCGCCGGGGAGCGGCTCTACTTCAGCGCGGACGACCAGGCGCGCGGCCGGGAGCTGTGGACGAGCGACGGCACCGCCGTGGGCACCACGCTCGTGGTGGACCTGCGGCCGGGCGCGGAAGGCGGCGAGCCCCGCGGCCTCGTGGCCCTGCAGAACCACCTGTTCTTCTCCGCGCGGGTGTCGGGCCTCGGCCACCAGGCCTGGACGAGCGACGGCACGGCGGAGAACACCTGGCCGCTCGACGCGGTGGCCATCCACCTGCAGGACGCCGAGCCCCGCCTGTTCGCCCGCTCGAGCTGGGACGTCTTCTTCATCGCCAATGACGGGGTGCACGGCCACGAGCTGTGGTCCCTGCCCTTCCGGCCCCAGGACAGCTGCGCTCCCGCGCCCGCACCCTGA
- a CDS encoding CotH kinase family protein, whose translation MAGLITVLAACSLPKPEGSERSEDVSPWPPSVPKGPAQPPPPPVGAACEVPAPLPSAPTLSWPVAEAWVSAEALTLQVGEASASGSAVPTRARFELWSMEGDAPLGLIWSASREAPASLTQARLAEGSFVGGKGTLSERKRYAARVRYGYAPASCEVWGGWSAWRFFRADDSSGELFDETRVLEFHLDIPPASWAAMNAEAVPPDCVPHTREDHRATLRLGERVFENVGVHVKGGCGSARTLEGKASFKVDLEWDDPSAPGCPKSRELFGRKNLTFDSNVQDPTQMNARLGYAFFRALGMPAPRVASVRMFVNGEYWGLYTHVESIDRRFLARWFEDKDGALYEGAYWCDLLPENVPGPGEDPSGFCLERKLSGEGVCGSGGEEDGYAPLRELTRRLAALPPGGFYPQVGAFLDYERFLTTWAIEGVLAHWDGYSFDTRNNYRVYRDPSTGLWTLLSGGIDQTFGHRSGRGAGLEQDPWDVAGLLAARCMEEADCRMAMATRMEEVTRAFATAGLEARARDIRSQIASDVHADPRKESSNAGFDAAVERTLRFIRERPDRMREFSSPD comes from the coding sequence TTGGCTGGTCTGATCACCGTGCTCGCCGCGTGTTCTCTCCCGAAGCCAGAGGGCTCCGAGCGCTCCGAGGACGTGTCGCCCTGGCCGCCCTCCGTGCCGAAGGGACCCGCGCAACCGCCACCCCCTCCGGTGGGAGCGGCGTGTGAGGTGCCCGCGCCGCTGCCCTCCGCGCCGACGCTCTCCTGGCCGGTGGCGGAGGCGTGGGTCTCCGCGGAGGCGCTGACGCTCCAGGTGGGGGAGGCGTCGGCTTCCGGGAGCGCGGTGCCCACGCGGGCGCGGTTCGAGCTCTGGTCCATGGAGGGTGACGCGCCGCTGGGGCTTATCTGGTCCGCCTCGAGGGAGGCGCCGGCCTCGCTCACCCAGGCACGGCTGGCCGAGGGCTCGTTCGTGGGCGGCAAGGGGACGCTGTCCGAGCGGAAGCGGTACGCGGCGCGGGTGCGCTACGGCTACGCACCCGCGTCATGCGAGGTCTGGGGCGGGTGGAGCGCCTGGCGCTTCTTCCGCGCGGATGACTCCTCCGGAGAACTCTTCGATGAAACGCGCGTGCTGGAGTTCCATCTCGACATCCCTCCGGCGTCCTGGGCCGCGATGAACGCGGAGGCCGTGCCGCCCGACTGTGTCCCGCACACGCGTGAGGACCACCGGGCCACCCTGCGCCTGGGCGAGCGGGTCTTCGAGAACGTGGGCGTGCACGTGAAGGGCGGTTGTGGCTCGGCGCGCACGCTCGAGGGCAAGGCGTCCTTCAAGGTGGACTTGGAGTGGGACGATCCCTCGGCGCCCGGCTGTCCGAAGTCACGGGAGCTGTTCGGACGGAAGAACCTCACCTTCGACAGCAACGTGCAGGACCCCACGCAGATGAACGCGCGGCTGGGGTACGCGTTCTTCCGGGCGTTGGGTATGCCGGCACCCCGGGTCGCGTCGGTGCGGATGTTCGTCAATGGCGAATATTGGGGCCTCTACACGCATGTGGAGTCGATCGACCGCAGGTTCCTGGCGCGCTGGTTCGAGGACAAGGACGGCGCGTTGTACGAGGGCGCGTACTGGTGCGACCTCCTTCCCGAGAACGTGCCGGGGCCGGGCGAGGATCCAAGCGGCTTCTGCCTGGAGCGCAAGCTCTCGGGCGAAGGCGTGTGTGGCTCGGGCGGGGAGGAGGACGGTTACGCGCCCTTGCGCGAGCTCACGCGGCGCCTGGCGGCCCTGCCCCCGGGCGGCTTCTACCCGCAGGTGGGCGCGTTCCTCGATTACGAGCGCTTCCTCACCACATGGGCCATCGAGGGGGTCCTCGCGCACTGGGATGGGTACTCGTTCGACACGCGCAACAACTACCGGGTGTACCGGGATCCCTCGACGGGCCTCTGGACGCTGCTGTCGGGCGGGATCGATCAAACGTTTGGTCACCGCTCGGGGCGGGGCGCGGGCCTGGAACAGGACCCGTGGGATGTGGCGGGTCTGCTCGCGGCGCGGTGCATGGAGGAAGCGGACTGCCGGATGGCCATGGCCACGCGGATGGAGGAGGTGACGCGGGCCTTCGCGACCGCGGGACTCGAGGCCCGGGCCAGGGACATCCGGAGTCAGATCGCCTCGGATGTCCACGCGGATCCGCGCAAGGAGTCGTCGAATGCCGGGTTCGACGCGGCCGTGGAGCGGACACTTCGTTTCATCCGCGAGCGTCCGGACCGGATGCGCGAGTTCTCGTCTCCGGACTGA
- a CDS encoding kelch repeat-containing protein encodes MTLLNDGRVLVTGGSGDRPDMSTEIYVPVRDAWVASSAMGMARVRHTATLLENGRVLVVGGAGMAGATAELYDPVTNAWMKTGSPREGRQDHTATLLKDGRILVVGGVDSRGTSLASAEIYDPVTGSWSGVDTLAMRLARTEHTATLLADGRVLVTGNKQGVEGAESVEIFDPSTHKWSSAASMHNKRSMHAAVLLKTGHVLVSGGYHDYERILKEAELYDPATGIWRAAGEMKLPRYEHSLTLLLNGEVLAIAGIGSPEAQTSSEIFSP; translated from the coding sequence GTGACCTTGCTCAATGATGGCCGCGTCCTGGTGACTGGAGGCTCTGGCGACAGGCCGGACATGAGCACGGAAATATATGTCCCGGTCCGCGATGCGTGGGTTGCATCCTCGGCCATGGGTATGGCTCGGGTGCGGCATACGGCGACGTTGCTGGAGAATGGTCGGGTTCTCGTGGTGGGGGGGGCGGGCATGGCGGGCGCCACGGCGGAGTTGTACGACCCGGTCACCAATGCCTGGATGAAGACGGGAAGTCCGCGAGAGGGTCGTCAAGATCACACGGCCACGTTGCTGAAGGATGGTCGGATTCTCGTGGTGGGGGGTGTTGATTCCAGAGGAACGTCCTTGGCGTCGGCCGAGATTTACGACCCTGTGACGGGTTCGTGGTCGGGAGTGGACACGCTTGCCATGCGCCTGGCCCGTACCGAGCACACCGCGACCCTGTTGGCGGATGGTCGGGTGCTCGTGACCGGCAACAAGCAGGGGGTCGAGGGAGCGGAATCCGTGGAGATCTTCGATCCATCCACGCACAAGTGGTCGTCTGCGGCCAGCATGCATAACAAACGCTCCATGCATGCGGCGGTGCTGCTGAAGACAGGTCATGTTCTCGTGTCGGGCGGGTATCACGACTACGAGCGGATTCTCAAGGAAGCAGAACTGTACGACCCTGCCACCGGCATCTGGCGCGCGGCCGGAGAGATGAAGCTGCCTCGCTACGAGCACTCCCTCACCTTGCTGCTCAATGGTGAGGTGCTGGCGATCGCTGGAATCGGCTCTCCGGAGGCGCAGACGTCCTCGGAGATCTTCTCGCCGTGA